The proteins below come from a single Solea solea chromosome 6, fSolSol10.1, whole genome shotgun sequence genomic window:
- the LOC131461064 gene encoding alpha-1,3-galactosyltransferase 2-like isoform X2 has protein sequence MRFVQRMKGVWKCVRFLPVVLCVLYFVSPSLKYFVKYIHMERCSLKSAKDLILDNRVDASLDLVSRDDVQTCTYWRAPIIWEGMFDPEIYDETHKKKGSSVALVVFAVGRYLDAYLNTFLNSSERYFMLDLPVTYYVFTDRPAKVPPLKLPPHRSMKVMKVEKHARWQDISMMRMKTISDAIETDIKHRCTYVFCFDVDQEFTGRFGSEALGDSVALLHTYFFNLPKMLYTYDHNPKSKAYMETGDLYYHAAVFGGTWESVKALVDACHQGIMEDKRNRVEALWHDESHLNKYLWIHKPSRVLSPEYCWDPLSGKNSVVQVQRLVWAPKQYKKLRAP, from the exons ATGAG ATTTGTTCAGAGGATGAAGGGTGTTTGGAAGTGTGTGCGTTTCCTTCCAGTTGTGCTGTGTGTTCTTTACTTTGTTTCTCCGTCTTTGAA ATACTTTGTGAAGTATATTCATATGGAGAGATGCTCTCTGAAGAGTGCAAAGGATCTGATTCTGGACAACAGAGTTGATGCCAGTCTTGACCTTGT GAGCAGGGATGATGTGCAAACGTGCACATACTGGAGAGCTCCGATCATCTGGGAGGGAATGTTTGATCCTGAGATTTACGACGAGACGCACAAGAAGAAAggctcctctgtggctctggtGGTGTTTGCTGTAggcag GTACCTGGATGCTTACCTCAACACCTTCCTGAACTCGTCGGAGCGTTACTTCATGTTGGACTTGCCGGTGACGTACTACGTGTTCACAGACCGGCCGGCGAAGGTGCCACCACTGAAGCTTCCTCCTCACCGAAGCATGAAGGTGATGAAAGTGGAGAAGCATGCCAGGTGGCAGGATATCTCCATGATGCGGATGAAGACCATTTCAGACGCCATAGAGACGGACATTAAGCATCGCTGCACGTATGTCTTCTGCTTCGATGTGGACCAGGAGTTTACTGGGAGGTTTGGTTCGGAGGCGCTGGGAGACTCCGTGGCTCTGCTCCATACCTACTTCTTCAACCTGCCAAAGATGTTGTACACCTATGACCACAACCCAAAGTCCAAAGCTTACATGGAAACTGGGGATCTCTACTACCACGCTGCTGTCTTTGGAGGCACGTGGGAAAGTGTCAAAGCGCTGGTGGACGCCTGCCACCAGGGCATCATGGAGGACAAGCGCAACCGCGTGGAGGCTCTGTGGCACGACGAGAGTCACCTGAACAAGTACCTGTGGATCCACAAACCCAGCCGAGTGCTCTCCCCCGAGTACTGCTGGGACCCACTGAGCGGCAAAAACAGCGTAGTTCAAGTCCAGCGACTGGTGTGGGCGCCCA
- the LOC131461064 gene encoding alpha-1,3-galactosyltransferase 2-like isoform X1 → MSRFVQRMKGVWKCVRFLPVVLCVLYFVSPSLKYFVKYIHMERCSLKSAKDLILDNRVDASLDLVSRDDVQTCTYWRAPIIWEGMFDPEIYDETHKKKGSSVALVVFAVGRYLDAYLNTFLNSSERYFMLDLPVTYYVFTDRPAKVPPLKLPPHRSMKVMKVEKHARWQDISMMRMKTISDAIETDIKHRCTYVFCFDVDQEFTGRFGSEALGDSVALLHTYFFNLPKMLYTYDHNPKSKAYMETGDLYYHAAVFGGTWESVKALVDACHQGIMEDKRNRVEALWHDESHLNKYLWIHKPSRVLSPEYCWDPLSGKNSVVQVQRLVWAPKQYKKLRAP, encoded by the exons ATGAG cagATTTGTTCAGAGGATGAAGGGTGTTTGGAAGTGTGTGCGTTTCCTTCCAGTTGTGCTGTGTGTTCTTTACTTTGTTTCTCCGTCTTTGAA ATACTTTGTGAAGTATATTCATATGGAGAGATGCTCTCTGAAGAGTGCAAAGGATCTGATTCTGGACAACAGAGTTGATGCCAGTCTTGACCTTGT GAGCAGGGATGATGTGCAAACGTGCACATACTGGAGAGCTCCGATCATCTGGGAGGGAATGTTTGATCCTGAGATTTACGACGAGACGCACAAGAAGAAAggctcctctgtggctctggtGGTGTTTGCTGTAggcag GTACCTGGATGCTTACCTCAACACCTTCCTGAACTCGTCGGAGCGTTACTTCATGTTGGACTTGCCGGTGACGTACTACGTGTTCACAGACCGGCCGGCGAAGGTGCCACCACTGAAGCTTCCTCCTCACCGAAGCATGAAGGTGATGAAAGTGGAGAAGCATGCCAGGTGGCAGGATATCTCCATGATGCGGATGAAGACCATTTCAGACGCCATAGAGACGGACATTAAGCATCGCTGCACGTATGTCTTCTGCTTCGATGTGGACCAGGAGTTTACTGGGAGGTTTGGTTCGGAGGCGCTGGGAGACTCCGTGGCTCTGCTCCATACCTACTTCTTCAACCTGCCAAAGATGTTGTACACCTATGACCACAACCCAAAGTCCAAAGCTTACATGGAAACTGGGGATCTCTACTACCACGCTGCTGTCTTTGGAGGCACGTGGGAAAGTGTCAAAGCGCTGGTGGACGCCTGCCACCAGGGCATCATGGAGGACAAGCGCAACCGCGTGGAGGCTCTGTGGCACGACGAGAGTCACCTGAACAAGTACCTGTGGATCCACAAACCCAGCCGAGTGCTCTCCCCCGAGTACTGCTGGGACCCACTGAGCGGCAAAAACAGCGTAGTTCAAGTCCAGCGACTGGTGTGGGCGCCCA